The stretch of DNA TCCAAATATTTAACCAGCGCACGCAGGCTGTTGCCGTGGGCGACGATGATTAACTTTTTGCCCGCTTTAATCGCCGGAGCAATCGTCTCGTGCCAATACGGCATGACCCGTTCCACGGTGTCTTTGAGACATTCCGTCAGCGGCAGTTGCTCGGCTGACAGGTTCGCATATCGTTGGTCATTGCCGGGACAGCGTTCATCACCGGGATCCAATGGCGGCGGCGGTGTGTCGTAGCTTCGCCGCCAAACCAGAACTTGCTCGTCGCCGAACTTTTTGGCGGTCTCAGCTTTGTTGAGTCCCTGCAGATCACCGTAATGCCGCTCATTGAGCCGCCAGTCCCGCTCGACCGGAATCCACATCAGATCCATCTCATCCAACGCCAACCACAACGTGCGGATCGCCCGTTTGAGCACCGACGTATACGCCTGGTCGAAGGTGAAGCCTTGCTCTTTGAGAATTTTGCCGGCCCCGCTGGCTTGGCCGATCCCAGCTTCGGTCAGATCCACATCGGTCCAACCGGTAAATCGGTTTTCCAAGTTCCACTGACTCTCACCGTGCCGCAATAAAACGACTTTATACATCGAACTGTGTCTTTCCTAGAATGACGTGTGCTACGAACGTTTTAACAATCTGGTTTCTGTTTCCGTTTTTGGCGGATGCCAATGATTGGATTTTTAACGGTGCTTCGCGATGCACCCTATAAAAAGCCTCGCGCAGAGTCGCGAAGACGCAAAGAGTTGTTTTGTGAAAGGAAGCTGTTGTGGAACATTGATTGGTCGCGCGGCTTGGCTGGAGTCTGGCGTTCCAGGTTTGTTGTGAATGCGGACTTTCCTTCTTTTTCTCTCTTTGCGGCTCAGCGTCTTTGCGCGAGTCCTTTTTTGAGGCTTATCTCCCCTCTTGCATAGTAAGGTGCGTCACAACGCACGCTACCGGGCTTGGGTTCACTCTTGTGTACTGAGATCGGGCGCGTCCTGCAAGTCGCCGGTTCCGGGATAGGTGACTTCGAACCGGCAGTTTTTGAGGAATTCTTGGTCGGGGTGCTCTACAGTTTCGATTCGAATCACAAAACCCCGTTCGTAGGTCTCGAAGACCAGCGGTTGACTGAATAATAAGTCGGGGGCGACGATCGGGCACTCTGCATCGCAAACTTCTGACAACTCGTCTGGAAACCGGCCATTTTGGCGGTAAAAGCGATCCACTCGCAGCGCCCAACGGGCCAGCATTAACCGTTGCCGCATGGCGAGTATCGGCCCCCGCAATTGTGGAGTAGCTGCGAGATAAGGCTTAACGAACGAAAAGGAACTTTGTGCGACCCGCTGTTGCCAGTCGCTGATTTCTGGATTGTCCAACCCTGGTTGGTCGCTGATCGCCGCCAATTCGGAAAGCATTTGTATCCAGTACACGGCGTTTTCGATCACCTGTGGCTCAGAGAGCACTCGTTTGCACCAAGCGATCCATGCAGGTGCCCCCGGCATGCTGATCGCTTCTCGAATCCGGGGCAGCGCGGCTCCGTCAATTAAATGGGTGCGAATGGCAATCAACATCGGTTGGCAACGACAATCGCTTGCTGCGCGCGAGAGTTCGCCATCCAGTGCTATAAAATCCGCCGGTGTGATTTTTTCCCCGGAGAGCAGTTCCGCTAGAGAATTGAGGCTCGTGTTTTGCATGGCGATCGCTGTGAATCGAGACTCGGTCAGCGATTCTTCTCCGACAAGCCTGGCTAACTGAAACCCTTGGATCGTCGACGAGAATGCCGTTTGGGCTTCCCCGGTCCCCAAGGACCAGAGGACTTGTGCATGCAGCAAGCCGCTCAAGGCACGGCATTTCAACATCTCGGACCGACGCGGATTGCTTGCGGACGCATCGACTAAAAGTCGGCAATGCGGACGAGCCACCGCTTGCGCAATCAGCTCTCGACTTTTTTGATTCGCCTGCAATTCATCACGCAGCGGCCTGTGCGCACCGGCGCGGGTTGGTGTTTCGGCGGTCATCAATTGTAAGTACGCTTGTTCCGGTTCCTGCAGCGCGGCGATTGCTTCCAGCAACAATGGACCGGCATCGTCCTGCGGATTGTCGAGCTTGACCGCTAGGTCCGCGCTATGCACCGGCTCACCGCTACCTTCAATACGGTGAATTTCCGCCTCCCAAGCAGCGTGGGACTGATACAGTTGGTAGCCATAGACCGCTGCGGCAACCACGAGCAACGTCGGAACCGTCCAAAGCGCCACTCGCTTCAGCAGTGACGGCCGTTTCGCCGATTTGTCCTCCATGAAAATCGCCTTTCCGCGAACGTTCGTTTTTTCAACCTCAACCAGCAGACGACACCGCCGTTAGGGAATGTTCGGCCAACGTTTTCGCCAACCGATGCGGTCCAGGATCCAATCCAACTCCGCTTGTTCCACGGCGCTCATCGCCGCCGCTGCTGGGGGAGCCAATACGTCGGGGCAATCGATCACCCCCCGCTCATGCAGCATCGTTTTGAGTAGTTCCTCAGAATAGTCCAGATAGAACTGCAAGTAAGGCAAAATCTGTTCTACGTAGATCTTGGCCGCTTGCTCTGTCTCGCCCTCCAGATGCGCGTGAACGGCGGCGGCGTGCAGGTCGAGGGCTTCGGTCCCCGTCATGAATGCCTTCACGCCCAATCGCAACAGATGCAGCAAATGCTTACCGCCCGCTCCACCGATCACCGAGATAGTCCCGCCGGAAAGTTCCAACAACTGCGCGGTCTTGGTCACAAAGTTCTTGCCTTCGGCTTTGACGTGCTGCACGCCGGCAATCTCTCGATCCATCCGCCACAATAACTGGGCTGTCAGAATCGATGAACTGGCGGGGGTGTCTTGGATGATGATCGGCAGCGTGGTTGCCTCCGACAGCGACGCATAGTAGTCGAAGGCACCGTCTGCATCGGGCAGATCGACATACGGCAGTGCCGCCATAATCATATCCGCGCCGAGCTGTTCGGCTTGGCGGGCATAGTTCAGCGAGGTGCCGACCCCCGGAGCAGTGACGCCAAGAAACACCGGCACGCGGCCGGCCACTTCGTCGACAATCATCTCGGTCAAACTTTGCCGGGCATGATCGGGGATTTTGTGAAATTCCGAAGCGATCCCAAAATGGCCAATCGCGACAGCGCCGCACTTCAGGCAATATTGCACCAACCGCCGCTGGCTCGCTTCGTCAATAGCCCCCTCGCGCGTGATGGCTGTGGGCAGAATCGGCATCATGCCCCGCAGTCCAACTGGCGACGTATTGGGATCCTCCGCGCTGTTCATAATGACGGCACTTTCACTGCTATTGATTTCAAAACCTTCTGAAGCGTCTCGCTGAGACTGATCTGCAAGTTTTCAGAACAAGCTCAACCGGGTTTTGAAAGTGGTTCTGGATGATAGTTTTTGGTGGGCGACTCAAGTTCGCATCCGCGCCGCCCCTAATTCGGGACCGGCGGGGAGATCATACCAAAACAATCGGCAGTGAAAACCGCAACCGTGTGAGGCTGCCGGTGCAACGACTTTGATGCGGGGTGTCAGACAACCGCACCGCTTTTGCCGCTAGGGACGCGGTGATTCATAGGGAAGTTGAGGCGGTGGATTATTTCTGTCGATGACATCAACGGCAACACGAAATCGGGGCTTCCCCTCTAGCTTGAGTGCGTAGAACCGGGCGGAATATGTGTTGTCCAAAGGTTTTGGAAAGCCAACCCAACGGTCCTCAGACAGCATCCCGCCGCTGCTCGATTGCCAGAAGCCTTCATCCCGCGCTGCGACGCGGTATGTCAACTGAAACACGTTTTTTCCATTCGGGACAGCCCGCAAGCTATATAACCTGGTTTTACCGTTCGGATCACGATAGAAGAATGCCATGAACTCACCTAGACCGAATTCCAAGTCCATGAATTTGCTTCCCGCTTTAAGTTCGCGAATCCCTAGTTCCCGCAACAATTCGACATCGATTGTCTTGGGCGGAAAGTCCTCAATTTTCATCGTCTCGGCGAGTTGTTTCAGACGGTTTTTGTATTTATCAGGGTCTGACGTCGTTTCGCTGAGTGCGTCTGCGGCTAGCATCGCTTGCAGCGCCTCCTCATCCCGTTTTTGCCGGTGCAGCAACTTGGCGGTAGCGGTCAATGCCTCAAGCGATGTTGTGGATCGGGCTTGAAGATACTCCAACAATCGCTGTTCTAATTCTCGATCCCCGAACCAATGGCGGCTGAATACGACAACCGTTTCGACTGCAGCCTCCTCGTCCAGCAACGCCGCGCAGGCGGCTAGGATTTCTTGGTGCTGCATACGGTCCCAATACGTTACGTAGTATGTGAACGGTCCTTGTTTGGCTTCACCAACGAATTCGCCTTGGAGGTTGTATGCAGTGCGGGAGGCACGGTCGGGAAATATCTCTAGAACCGAGCGGTTGCGTTTGATACGTAGGGATTGTTCCCAAGGTTGAAAGGTCGGCGCTATCCAATTGTCTTCTGCCGATTCGTTAGAAATTGTACGCAAGACTTCCTGGGGAGGTACGTCGGATTGAAATTTCCAGACGCTTTGATTCCGATTCATCAATCCGTGTCCCGTAAACAGCAATTCCGCGTTCCACTTGCCCAAAAACGGCAGTGGCTCCGCGGACTGGAAGGCGGGATAAAACTTATCTGGAATCGATGGTAAAGGTCCATGTTTTTTCCGCAACTCGTCGAACTGTTTGACAAGCGAATCAGCGATCTGTTTGGCGATGTTCTCGGCCGCAAGATGATACTTTGCCGCAGATGACCCGATTCCCGTCGTCGTCGAGTCATGTTTCAACGTGCCGTGCCAATCAAACTCTACTTTCGGCGGCGTGAGATCCTCTCCGTAGGTGCAAGTGCTACGGGTCATGCTATCGGATGCGTTGATATGGATTTCAGCCTGCAGGAAATGTTCGATCAACAGCCCCGACTCTTCAAGGTTTTCCAGGTCGAGTGTCACAAAAATATCCGGAGCCCGTTCCTCCTGCGGAAGAGATTCCCCCAACGGATAGTAGTCAATCCGCTCCAGCGACGGTTGTTGTTTCAACTGCTCCAGCACCAGTCCGCCGACCCGTTTCATGAACGTGTGGTCGCTGTGATTGATGATCGTAATGTGGCGATCGGCGAAATAACTGGGATTGATAAAACCTGTATTCGCAGACGTCGACATATTGTTGTGAGCATTCAGTTTGCCATATTGAACTTCAAACGTCACACCGTCCGCCTGTTCCGTCCCGTCGGGCGAAAAGCCGAACCACAGGAAAGCCAGGATTGTCAGGGGCAGCCAAACGCCGAAGAACAACCACCAGTGCCGATGTTTGCGGATTTTTTCGCGGGAAATGAACATCGTTTCGTCCGTTATTGCAGTGAGTGGATACGCCGGCGAGCTAGTGCGCAACGCCCCGTAACCGGTCATTCGTCCGAGGCACGTTTATCTTAACCAACTTTTTGAATATCTTTTTGAGAAAGTGCACAATTCGGTCGCCGGATGGATCATCCCGTAGACATGCGATACATTGCAGGTGGAGATTTCGCGGCGGCCCCTTGCCGTTCGTGCCGGAATCGTCCTCTTCGTGAAATCGTGACTGGACCAAGAATGACAACCCCTCCCCCCCCTGAAAATAACGCCGCACATGCCGACATTGGTATCGTCTGCGCGCTGCCGATGGAAATCGCACCGTTTTTAGAACGTTGCGAAAAACTCCGCAAATACAAGAGCGATCACTTTGTATTTCGCGGCGGCCGCTATGGAGAGATTAAAGTCGCCATCGTCGAAACCGGCACCGGCTTCGCTCCCGCCCGGCGGGCGACACAGGCCTTGATCGATGCGCACTCCCCTTCCTGGATCCTCTCCGCCGGCTTCTCGGGCGCGCTGCAACCGGAAATGAAAATCGGCCACATTGTGATGGCCAATGATGTTTGCGATGTGCATGGACAGGAATTACGAGTCGACATCAACATGCCGGCCAACCCTGAGGGCGGACTCTATGTGGGCCGGATCCTGAATACCGACGAGATCGTCCGCACCGT from Symmachiella dynata encodes:
- the gpmA gene encoding 2,3-diphosphoglycerate-dependent phosphoglycerate mutase, with the translated sequence MYKVVLLRHGESQWNLENRFTGWTDVDLTEAGIGQASGAGKILKEQGFTFDQAYTSVLKRAIRTLWLALDEMDLMWIPVERDWRLNERHYGDLQGLNKAETAKKFGDEQVLVWRRSYDTPPPPLDPGDERCPGNDQRYANLSAEQLPLTECLKDTVERVMPYWHETIAPAIKAGKKLIIVAHGNSLRALVKYLDDVSEEDIVGLNIPTGVPLVYELDENLKPIRHEYLGDQAAIQAAMDAVAKQGQAKK
- a CDS encoding dihydrodipicolinate synthase family protein — its product is MNSAEDPNTSPVGLRGMMPILPTAITREGAIDEASQRRLVQYCLKCGAVAIGHFGIASEFHKIPDHARQSLTEMIVDEVAGRVPVFLGVTAPGVGTSLNYARQAEQLGADMIMAALPYVDLPDADGAFDYYASLSEATTLPIIIQDTPASSSILTAQLLWRMDREIAGVQHVKAEGKNFVTKTAQLLELSGGTISVIGGAGGKHLLHLLRLGVKAFMTGTEALDLHAAAVHAHLEGETEQAAKIYVEQILPYLQFYLDYSEELLKTMLHERGVIDCPDVLAPPAAAAMSAVEQAELDWILDRIGWRKRWPNIP
- a CDS encoding 5'-methylthioadenosine nucleosidase, which translates into the protein MTTPPPPENNAAHADIGIVCALPMEIAPFLERCEKLRKYKSDHFVFRGGRYGEIKVAIVETGTGFAPARRATQALIDAHSPSWILSAGFSGALQPEMKIGHIVMANDVCDVHGQELRVDINMPANPEGGLYVGRILNTDEIVRTVDEKRQLAEQHHALAVDMESLAVAQVCRDTQTRFLAVRVISDDMSADLPPEVLSILGATGTYRVGAAMGAMWKRPAAVKDLWKLRESANFAAERLAIFLDGVVAQLYESRH